The Desulfonatronovibrio magnus region TCCCAGGGTTACGACGGCCTGGTTCAGGCTTGTCGCGATGGTGTTGAACCTGCCGTGATATTCACCGGTGATCTTTTCGGGCAGATCTCCTTCTGCTATGCGCCCCAGGGCCTCGGTGGCCACATCAAGAGGCATGATCAGGTTGTCCAGGAGCACGTTCAATTTTGTGAAAACGGTCTTGAACTCCCCGGAGACCTTGCTCTCGTCGGCCCTCTGGTCCAGTTGGCCCAGGGCAGCGGCCTCGATGAGCCTCTCGATGTCCTGGATCGTCGCCATCAGGGTCGATTTATCCAACAAATGTTCTATATAACCCATGATTTCCCCGCTGTCGCCCCGGAGAACCGAGAAACCGACGGTCACCGGAATCCTGCGTCCGGATGCAGTCTGGACCTCGGTCTGGACCACGGTCTGGTCCTCCAGGCGATTGGTGGCAGCGGCAATCCTGGACATCGGGCAGTCGGATGTATCGCAGATGGGCGTCCGGCACAGCTCATGGCAGCGCACCCTGCCGAGCACGTCCTCCCGCCGGGCTCCCAGCAGGGTAAGGGCCGCATCGCTGATGTGGGTCACCACCCTGTCCGGATTCATGTAGATCAGCGCGGTGGGCGACGCAGCGATAAGCCGTTCCACATCGTTTTGGACCACTGGCTCGGTGTGTTTTCTGGTAAAAATGCTGAACATCAAGGCCTCCTTGGCAGCTGCGAAGTAATTATCTTCGCGGGTGTGGGTTTTCGTGTGCGGACAGCAGGGTCAACACTCCGGCTCTGTTCAGGGACTGGCCGCGCCCCGTGATGGAGGCAATCTGCACCCCGGTGTAGCACCCCAGAAGCGGTACAGAATCGCCCAGCGTGGCCTGAACAATTGCGGCCTCCTCGGCTTCAGAGCCGCAAAAGGAGGCGGCCCGTCCGGCGCAGTCCACGTACAACGCGAAAAACGGACGAACCGTGTCAGCTTTCTGGATCAATCGGTCAGTCGCGTCGTGCGTGGCCGCCAGCATGTCCGCATTTCCCCGGGCCATGACCTGGACCCAGTCGCCCCGCTTTAAATCGGCCTCGAAAAGAGAGACGGACCGTGTCTCGGGATCCACACTGAGAATCAAGCGGTTGACGAAGACTGATTCCATATCCGGGCCATAGGGGTCGCCGATCTTTCGGCTCAGGCCGACATGCAGGGGAAGCAGGGCAGGTTTCAGCCCGAGGGAGCCCAGGACTTCCAGGGTAGGTCGCCCATCCAGCTCGTGGATGACAATCCCCTCGGCCCTGGTGATTTCGTGAAAACCGCTAATTGGCGCACAGCCGTGACTCAAGTCAGTACATGCACTTATACCGGGAGGCAGAACAATGGCCAAGGCCGCGTGTCGGCAGACCCCATTGCCGTCAAAGATATACCCTCCCCTGAACTGATGGTCCGTGATCGTACCTGCGCCAATAAGCACCGGCGCCGTGCTCTCAAGAGCAGCATGCATCCCGTCTAAGAGCAGGCTGACGACATGCGGTTGAGGCGGTGGGCCGGCAAAACGGAGCGCGTCGAGGAACAGCAATGTCACGGCGCCTGGCGTGGCCTCTCGGGCAAGTCGTCGCCCCAGCCTGGTCCCGACCTCCTTCATTTTGTCATCCAGCCCGGTTTCCAGGATGAACCGCGGCCTGGCCAGGTCAGTGCCGAACACTGCCACCGCACACTCGAATCCCGTGTATCCCAGCGAGGCATTGGTGATGCAGCCCGCCGCCGAACCTCCGGCCACGGGAATATCCCCCAGCTCTTGCCGTAAAGCTGCCAGAAACGTCTCCGGATCATGCCTCCCGCCGCAAAAAGCCAGGGCCCATCCGGGCTTGCGGCTACTCCCCAGCGTGGAAAGGGCCGCGCTCCCAGCCTCCGTTCCTGCCTGTCCTGCGTCCACGGCGCTGCTCCACCCGACCCCGACCAGCCGCTGCGTCGTCTCCCCAACCGATCCACGACCAACAATTTCATCCTTCATCCGTTTCCCTCCAATAGTCCCTCTTTGCACTTCCCGTTTTTCTTCTCTCCATGTTGGTTCAACCCTCAGTCTTCATCTCTGCCACCCCAAACCATCGTTGAAGAATATCCAGATCAAAGTTGTTCGTCAGGGCCAGCAACGGGTCAGCCGTCTCTGCGTCGATCTCTGCGACCCGGGCAATCAGCTCCTTGAGCAGGGCCGTGTCACCGGACTGGGCGGCGTCATGCAGGGCCAGGAGCAGGTCCTTCGGCAGATCGTCGAGGCCTTGGGGCCGACTGGCAGGGATTTCCGTGATGGGTTCATGGGCCGCCTCGTAAATGTATGTCAGGTTGAGTTGCTCGCCCAACAAGGAGAGCAGTTCGTCGATCCTGAAGGGTTTGCGCAGATAGGCGTGGGCGCCCGCGGCCATGATTTCGGCCTGCTCATTGTTATAGGCATAGGCCGTGGAAGCGATGATCGGCATGTCCCGGCTGTAGCCGCGCTCCTTCAGTTGACGGATAACCTCCCGTCCGTCCATGCCGGGCATTCTGATGTCCATGATCACCGCGTCCGGAGCCCGATGGTCGATGATCTCCAGGGCCTCCTGGCCGCTACCGGCCTCCTGGACGACAAACCCCACAGGCTCGAGCACGGCATGGATCAGAATGCGATTTTCCGGGTCATCGTCCACCACGAGAACCCGCCGTGGACCGGACTCGGACACGATCCCGACAATCCGACGCCCGGAGGCTGGGGTCTGGCCCGGATCAGCCTCCACCGCCTGGATGTCGAACCGGAAAACGCTGCCCTGTCCCGGCTCGCCCTCCACGGTCAGGCGGCCGCCCATCATCTCCACGTAACGCCGACATATGGGCAGCCCCAGACCGGTCCCCCCGGCATCCACTCCGGACCGGGTCTGGTAGAAAGCATCAAAGATTCGCACCCGGTCCTCGGCTGTAATGCCTGGGCCGGTGTCCTGAACGGCAAAGTCCAGTCGAATCTGGTTTGCGTCCTCGTGATCCTCCGGGCGTGCTGCGGATCGGCGGACTTCGAGAGTCACTTTGCCCGACTCGGTGAATTTCAGCGCGTTGCTCAGGAGATTGACCAGCACCTGCCGCAATTTGGTCTCGTCGGCGTGCAGGCTTGCAGGCAGGCCGGACTCCCGAAGGACGGTCAGGGTCAGGCCCCGTGCTTCCAGCCGGGGGCGGAACATGATCTCGAGATCGTCCAGCAGGTCATTCGGACTGAAATCATGCGGGGTCAGCCGGACCTTGCCAGCCTCAATCCGGGACATGTCCAATACGTCGTTGATTAGACCGAGGAGATGGTTGCCGCTGCGATTGATGATCCGGACCCGTTCGGCCTGGGCGGCGTTCAGTGTCGCATCTTGCTCCAGAACCTGCGCAAACCCCAGGATGGCGTTCATGGGTGTCCGGATTTCGTGACTCATGTTGGCCAGAAACTCGCTTTTGGCACGGCTGGCCGCCTCTGCTGCCTCGGCCTTCAAGTCGGCCTGCTCCGAGGCCAGCCGCAGCTTCTGATTCTGTTCCATGCGCAGGGCGCTCAAAACAATGTTCGCGCCGAGATGCAGCAGGGGCACCTGTTCCGGAGGCAGGGCCGCCTCGCCGGTTACCCAGTCCATGCCGATGAAGCCCAGCAGCCGCTGGTCCTCGAACAGGGGCAGAAGCAGTATGGACTGGATGCCCGCGGCCTCCATCCCAGCCCGCATGCCCGGCACATCCCCGGTATCGGTCGTGGACCGGTGTACGTAAACCGGTCGGAGATTGCCGAGGAAATTCAGCCGCCAGGCAACCGCATCATGTTGCCCCCCTGGGTTGTGGTCCAGGAACGCGGGGACGCCCTCGCCACGCCATTCGTGGAAATCGTCCGGAACGCCACCCTCGTCCGAGATCCGCGCGAGATGGCAGCGGTCTGCGCCCGTGAAGCGGCAGAGCTGTTCCAGGGCGGTCTGGATGCCCTGGAACAGCGCCCCGTTGGTCGAGCGCATCAGAACTTCGGAAATCGTCAGCAGCATTTCCCAGGTGCTGTTGTTGCGGCGCTGCCGGTCAATGAGCCCCAGCACCCGCAAGGCGCTGGTCACGATGACTTTGTCCTCGGGTGTAAAGGCCGGACGGGTTTGGGCGCTTTCCTCTGCGTTGCCCACGAGCAGGGCCTGGCCCAGCTCGGCGTCATGGGACCAGAGCAGATGCGGTACGCCCAAGGCCCGGCGCAGTTGCGCCGGAAAATCAGCATTCGGGGTCTCGGGCGTGACGTGGACAAAGGGAACCGGCTGATCCGGAACAAGGAGGGTTTCCCGCAACCCTGGTTCCAGGCCGAGGGAAGCACTGGGCAGGAAGGCCCGGCCTTCCGCATCGGGACGCAGGAGCAGAGCCCGATCCATGCCAGTGGTTTTCACAAAAGTTTGCAGGAATTCCGCTTCCAGCTCTGCTTCCGAGGGAGTAGCCACCAGAAGGCTGGTCAGACGGCTGATCAGTTTGGCTGTGGTGCGCTGACGCAGGGCGTCTGCCGCGGCCCGCCGCAGGGCGTCCTGGGTCTCGGCCAGACTCGCGCCCAGATTTTCCAGGGTGGTCCGGTAGTATTCCCGTTGACGGTGCAGATCGAGAAACACCCGGACCTTGCTCAACAGCCACTCCGGGTGCAGGGGCTTGGACATAAAATCCACAGCCCCGACTTCATACCCCTTGAAGATATGGAATTCGTCAGTATAAACCGCGGATACGAACAGGATCGGCATCTCACTGGTTCTACGTTCCGCGCGAAGGATTTCGGCCAGCTCATAACCGTCCATGCCCGGCATCTGAACGTCAAGAATGGCCACGGCAAAATCATGCTCAAGTGTAAGGGCCAGGGCCCGATTGCCGTCCAGTGCCGAATGCACCTCCGCCGGAATATCCCTGAGCACCTGACGCAGGGCGACCAGGTTGGCCTGCTTGTCGTCCACGATGAGAATTTTTTGCTGTTCCCGCATCTCTCTCCCTTGGCCGGAACCCGGCAGCTTCGTTATAGCCATTACAGTTAAGCTTGCTCAGCCTGACCCTCTTCCGTAATTTCCACGAACATCCGGGCGAATTCTGTCTCTATGGCCTCAAACGCTACAACCAGGCGGGGATCGAAGTGGGTACCGGAGGAATCGGTGATGATCTTCACGCACTGTTCATGCGCAAGGGCGCTCTTGTAGGGCCGCTTCGAGCGCAGGGCGTCGTAAACGTCGGCCACTGCCATTATCCGTGCGCTCAGAGGAATGGACTCGCCGGAAAGGCCGTCAGGGTACCCATTGCCGTCCCACTTCTCGTGATGGGAGCGGGCAATGGCGATGCCCATGCGCAGAAAATCGTTGTTTGGGTGCCGGGCATAGGCTTTTTTCAGGGTCAACGCACCAATGGTGGTGTGCGATTTCATGCATTCGAACTCTTCCCTGGTCAGTTTGCCTGGCTTAAGCAGTATCTTTTCCGTTATGCCGAACTTGCCGATGTCGTGCAGTGGAGCAGCCTGGTAGATGTTCTCGATGAACATGTCGTCGGCCAGTTGGACATAGCGGGAGTCTTTGCGCAACTGCAGGGCCAGCAGGCGGCAATACATCCGGGTCCGGTTTATATGGGCTCCGGTTTCGTAGTCACGGGTTTCCATCAGCTCGGACAGGGCATGAATTGTGGCCAATTGGGACTGGGATATCTCCCGAACCTTTTCTTGAACCAGAGCTTCCAGATGCCTGTTATGTTCTTCCATCGTCTTTTGCAGTGAACGCAGCCGCAGGTGTGTGTCCACCCGGGCATGTACCTCCTCAGCCTGGAAGGGCTTGGTCACATAATCCACCCCGCCGGCGGCAAAAGCCCTGACCTTGTCCGCTGTCTCGCTCAGAGCGCTGACAAACAGCACCGGGATGTCCTTCAGCTCAGGCTCGGCCTTGAGCCTCCGGCAGACCTCGTAGCCGTTCATCTCCGGCATGTTCACGTCCAGTAGAAACAGATCCGGTGGACGTCTGGCCGCGGCCTTCAAGGCCATCGACCCCCCGGGAAAGGCTACGACGCGGTAACCCTTTGCCTGGAGGATGTCCTGCAGGAGCTGCAGATTGGCCCTGGTGTCGTCCACGACCATGATGGTCGGTGCATCCGAAGCTTTCAACATGAGTCTCTCCTTGGTTCGCCTGATCCGTTCACGGACCGGAGGTTCTGTATTCTAAACACATCCACTTTGTCTCTCCCGCCTTCCTTTGCCCGGTACGAAAGTCAGCCGTATGGATTGTTTCGGGAAATGGCGAAGCACCTCTCCATCGCCGGCATGGCCGCGGGTGTCGTTGATCTTCCTGAAGTGGTCCAGGCCAGTTAGAATCAGGGATAAAGAATTCCCGTAGTGCTGCTGCGGTGCAGCTGCTTGCAAAGCCCGGTCCCCCCGGTGATTGACTAATTTCCCTTGATAAGCACGGTCTCAATGTGTTTAAGCAGCTCTTCCATGACCAGAGGCTTGGCGCAAATCATTCTGCCGCCGGTGCAATAGCCGATATTTTGTACTTCGTTTTCGGTTACGAGGGCCGACATGAAAATGATTGGAATGGACGCCGTCACCGGGTTGTCCTGTAATTCTTCCGCCAATTCGCCTCCGGTCATCCCCGGCATGACAA contains the following coding sequences:
- a CDS encoding diguanylate cyclase domain-containing protein, producing MQAAAPQQHYGNSLSLILTGLDHFRKINDTRGHAGDGEVLRHFPKQSIRLTFVPGKGRRERQSGCV
- a CDS encoding FIST signal transduction protein produces the protein MKDEIVGRGSVGETTQRLVGVGWSSAVDAGQAGTEAGSAALSTLGSSRKPGWALAFCGGRHDPETFLAALRQELGDIPVAGGSAAGCITNASLGYTGFECAVAVFGTDLARPRFILETGLDDKMKEVGTRLGRRLAREATPGAVTLLFLDALRFAGPPPQPHVVSLLLDGMHAALESTAPVLIGAGTITDHQFRGGYIFDGNGVCRHAALAIVLPPGISACTDLSHGCAPISGFHEITRAEGIVIHELDGRPTLEVLGSLGLKPALLPLHVGLSRKIGDPYGPDMESVFVNRLILSVDPETRSVSLFEADLKRGDWVQVMARGNADMLAATHDATDRLIQKADTVRPFFALYVDCAGRAASFCGSEAEEAAIVQATLGDSVPLLGCYTGVQIASITGRGQSLNRAGVLTLLSAHENPHPRR
- a CDS encoding response regulator — encoded protein: MKNERKKILVVDDEKDLCRILSNLFTSEGGYQVLTAYDGETAMRAAIRERPDLILLDIVMPGMTGGELAEELQDNPVTASIPIIFMSALVTENEVQNIGYCTGGRMICAKPLVMEELLKHIETVLIKGN
- a CDS encoding response regulator, encoding MLKASDAPTIMVVDDTRANLQLLQDILQAKGYRVVAFPGGSMALKAAARRPPDLFLLDVNMPEMNGYEVCRRLKAEPELKDIPVLFVSALSETADKVRAFAAGGVDYVTKPFQAEEVHARVDTHLRLRSLQKTMEEHNRHLEALVQEKVREISQSQLATIHALSELMETRDYETGAHINRTRMYCRLLALQLRKDSRYVQLADDMFIENIYQAAPLHDIGKFGITEKILLKPGKLTREEFECMKSHTTIGALTLKKAYARHPNNDFLRMGIAIARSHHEKWDGNGYPDGLSGESIPLSARIMAVADVYDALRSKRPYKSALAHEQCVKIITDSSGTHFDPRLVVAFEAIETEFARMFVEITEEGQAEQA
- a CDS encoding response regulator, which produces MREQQKILIVDDKQANLVALRQVLRDIPAEVHSALDGNRALALTLEHDFAVAILDVQMPGMDGYELAEILRAERRTSEMPILFVSAVYTDEFHIFKGYEVGAVDFMSKPLHPEWLLSKVRVFLDLHRQREYYRTTLENLGASLAETQDALRRAAADALRQRTTAKLISRLTSLLVATPSEAELEAEFLQTFVKTTGMDRALLLRPDAEGRAFLPSASLGLEPGLRETLLVPDQPVPFVHVTPETPNADFPAQLRRALGVPHLLWSHDAELGQALLVGNAEESAQTRPAFTPEDKVIVTSALRVLGLIDRQRRNNSTWEMLLTISEVLMRSTNGALFQGIQTALEQLCRFTGADRCHLARISDEGGVPDDFHEWRGEGVPAFLDHNPGGQHDAVAWRLNFLGNLRPVYVHRSTTDTGDVPGMRAGMEAAGIQSILLLPLFEDQRLLGFIGMDWVTGEAALPPEQVPLLHLGANIVLSALRMEQNQKLRLASEQADLKAEAAEAASRAKSEFLANMSHEIRTPMNAILGFAQVLEQDATLNAAQAERVRIINRSGNHLLGLINDVLDMSRIEAGKVRLTPHDFSPNDLLDDLEIMFRPRLEARGLTLTVLRESGLPASLHADETKLRQVLVNLLSNALKFTESGKVTLEVRRSAARPEDHEDANQIRLDFAVQDTGPGITAEDRVRIFDAFYQTRSGVDAGGTGLGLPICRRYVEMMGGRLTVEGEPGQGSVFRFDIQAVEADPGQTPASGRRIVGIVSESGPRRVLVVDDDPENRILIHAVLEPVGFVVQEAGSGQEALEIIDHRAPDAVIMDIRMPGMDGREVIRQLKERGYSRDMPIIASTAYAYNNEQAEIMAAGAHAYLRKPFRIDELLSLLGEQLNLTYIYEAAHEPITEIPASRPQGLDDLPKDLLLALHDAAQSGDTALLKELIARVAEIDAETADPLLALTNNFDLDILQRWFGVAEMKTEG